Proteins encoded together in one Impatiens glandulifera chromosome 1, dImpGla2.1, whole genome shotgun sequence window:
- the LOC124943299 gene encoding uncharacterized protein LOC124943299: MGSLLAQENEDKLEIAVYYLRKRMTGYELNYSTPEKPRFSKWMMMISEYDITYMAQKSVKGSVVADFLADQPIIVEPSFEIDFRDDSIMSISLDTWKLMFDGASSKYGYGIGILLIDPQGTYNPISIKLEYSVTNNEAEYEACLSGLKIAYERGATKLDVVGNSNLVISQVNGTWQVRGENLKPYHTCLLRFIDKFDHVSFVHALKSQNRFADALATLAAMIQIPVGIKVKPLKIRQKRKFDFEVEMVAFVQVPTKPWFDILQNYIVYGEYPSHFRAKERRALRQYSTNYA, from the exons ATGGGTAGcctgttggctcaagaaaacgaggaTAAGCTCGAGATTGCCGTCTACTACCTAAGAAAGAGAATGACAGGGTACGAATTGAACTATTCAACACCCGAGAAA CCTAGATTCtctaaatggatgatgatgatctccGAATACGACATCACGTATATGGCTCAAAAATCTGTTAAAGGAAGTGTTGTCGCGGACTTCCTAGCGGATCAACCTATCATAGTCGAGCCTTCTTTCGAAATCGACTTTCGTGATGACTCCATAATGTCTATCTCTTTAGACACATGGAAGTTAATGTTTGATGGAGCCTCATCCAAATATGGCTATGGAATTGGAATTCTCTTAATAGATCCCCAGGGAACCTACAATCCCATCTCTATTAAGTTAGAATATTCCGTAACCAACAATGAAGCTGAGTACGAAGCATGTCTCTCAGGTCTCAAAATTGCATACGAAAGAGGAGCAACTAAATTAGACGTAGTTGGAAACTCTAATCTGGTTATATCCCAGGTTAATGGAACATGGCAAGTACGAGGAGAAAATCTCAAACCTTATCACACTTGCCTACTCCGTTTTATCGACAAGTTCGATCATGTGTCTTTTGTACATGCCCTGAAAAGCCAAAATCGCTTTGCTGATGCTTTGGCCACACTAGCAGCTATGATCCAAATTCCCGTTGGAATTAAGGTCAAACCTCTGAAGATCCGTCAGAAACGAAAATTCGATTTCGAAGTCGAAATGGTAGCCTTCGTTCAAGTGCCCACCAAACCATGGTTTGATATCCTTCAAAACTACATTGTGTATGGAGAATATCCGTCCCACTTCCGAGCTAAGGAACGAAGAGCCCTGCGCCAGTATTCCACCAACTATGCTTAG